The Papaver somniferum cultivar HN1 chromosome 3, ASM357369v1, whole genome shotgun sequence genome includes a region encoding these proteins:
- the LOC113360193 gene encoding protein LURP-one-related 10-like: MDFNKIYLNELQKMRESMMFDMSQGFAGNDGSEFITFVVTKPSSVVFGKFGMSIATNFIVEIMSVIAALKWAVLKTKDKPPPPLASDGAKPGNPIVVIAPHFCAPYPVDLTISKKLLSIGEGNFGVFDINGNIIFKVKGKLLSIRDRRVLVDAAGVPLVSLQQKIVTCHRRWQLYRGDSSDSKDLLFSVKKSKLLQLKTSLNVFLASNTSENVCDFKIKGSFFERSCAIYAGDSNNIIAQMRKKHTVQSIVLDQDTYSITVYPNVDYAFIVALCVVLNEINMDRSDED; the protein is encoded by the exons ATGGATTTCAACAAGATCTACTTGAATGAGTTGCAAAAAATGAGGGAAAGCATGATGTTTGACATGAGTCAAGGATTTGCAGGTAATGATGGTTCAG agttcataacattcgTCGTTACTAAACCATCTTCTGTTGTCTTCGGAAAATTTGGTATGAGTATTGCTACAAATTTTATTGTAGAAATTATGAGTGTTATTGCAGCTTTGAAATGGGCAGTACTCAAGACTAAGGATAAG CCCCCACCACCATTAGCTAGCGACGGAGCGAAGCCAGGGAATCCGATCGTTGTGATTGCTCCTCATTTCTGTGCACCATATCCAGTAGATCTTACCATATCAAAGAAACTTCTAAGTATTGGTGAAGGTAATTTTGGTGTTTTCGATATCAATGGCAATATTATCTTTAAAGTTAAAGGTAAGCTTCTTAGCATTCGCGATCGCCGTGTCCTTGTCGATGCTGCCGGTGTTCCTCTTGTATCTCTACAGCAGAAG ATAGTGACTTGCCATAGGAGATGGCAACTATATAGAGGAGACAGCTCAGATTCAAAAGATTTGTTGTTCAGTGTGAAGAAATCTAAGCTTTTGCAGCTCAAGACAAGTTTGAATGTTTTCTTAGCATCAAACACATCTGAAAATGTCTGTGATTTTAAGATCAAAGGAAGCTTTTTTGagagatcttgtgccatctatgcTGGAGATTCTAACAACATCATTGCTCAG ATGCGCAAGAAACACACTGTCCAAAGTATTGTTCTGGACCAGGACACGTACTCGATCACAGTGTACCCGAACGTTGATTATGCATTCATTGTTGCCTTGTGTGTGGTTCTCAATGAAATCAATATGGATAGAAGTGATGAAGATTAA